Genomic DNA from Methanosarcina sp. MTP4:
TAAAGCCTTTAGATCTCTTTTTTGGAAGCTGACGCTATCTGATGTATGTTTATTGAATCCCGGTTTTTTTGTCTTGCCAGCTTCAAGGTTTTTTCAAGCTTTCAGAACTTTCCAGACCCTGAGGTTTTTTCAAGCTTTGAGGGTTTCTTCCGGCCTTCCGAGTTTCTGGAGGAAATTTCCTTTTTCATTCCAGGCAGCAGTTGACCGGGGATCTAGCTTGAGAGCTTTATTATAACATCCCAAGGCATCTTCGTATCTCCCGAGGGTGGCCAGGACGTCGCACATGTTGAACCAGATATTTGCATTGTCCATCCTTAGTTCCAGCGCTTTTTCATATGCTTCAAGGGCTTCTTCGAGTTTTCCTAATTTAACTAAAACAATCCCCCTGTCATTCCACGGGCCTGCAAACTCCGGTTCAAGTTCAATGGCTCTGTCACAGGCTTCAAGCGCTTCCTCGTATCTCTCAAGCACGTAGAATGAAGCTGCCATGCTTCCCCAGGCCCTGAAAGATGCCGGGTTTAGCCAGAGGGCTTTTTTGAGGGCTTCGAGGGCTTCCTCATGCTTTTTAAGTTTGCGGAGTACTTTTCCCTTTCTGGTCCAGGAAGAAGCATCTTCAGGGCCTATTGAAAGTCCCTTCTCATAAGCCTCAAGTGCTTCTTCACACTTCCCGATAGTTTCCAGGGTATCTCCCATACAAAGCCAGACTTTTGAAAATTCAGGTTCAATGGAAATGGCTCTGTCAAAACAGTAGAGGGCTTTTTGCGCATTTCCAATTCGAGTATAAGAAATTCCTTTATTGAGCCAGGTCTCGGCAGTCTCAGGTTCCCGGGAAAGGATCTTTTTATAACATTCAACGGCTTCTCCGTACCTGGCTGCAGCGAAAAGGGCATTCCCTTTATATACCAGTGTTTTCAGGGAGTCAGGGCCGATTTCAAGAGCCCTGTCATAACATTTGCTTGCACTTTCTGCAACCCCGAGTTCCAGCAGGGTATTTCCTTTTTCAATCCAGGCTTCAACATACTCAGGATTGCTTTTTAAGGCCCTGGCGTAATACAGCAATTTTTCTTCCGGGTCTGATGTGTCCAGGCCCTTCTCAAACCATTCTTTAGCCCGTTTACGGTTAATAACGTTATTTCCGGTTTCCCCATTTTTTTTCCTTCGACTAATTGTATCACCCCATAGATACATGTCCCCAAAAGCCAGGTATGGCTTTTTTAATTCTTGTCCTTTACGAAGTTCAACCTTTTAAAACTTTTTATTTCATTCCATAATTTTTTAAAATCTTATATTGACTTGCAATCACCTGTCTTATATGTGGCCAGCTGGTCAATATGGGGTCAAGTATGAGTACTCAATCACAGATGTTTTCCCGGGTAACTCCGTGATACCAGAACTCTTTCAGAGGCTTGGAAGGAAAAAGAGACGGGGTGCTAGTGAGTTTTACGGAAAGGGACAGGTGAAGGTAGAACTCTCAGCCTCCGAACTCCTCATTCCATTTCTCATACTTCGCAAGCTGCGCTTTCGTCAGGGGCGACCTTATCTTCTCAAACGCCGTTTCAAAATAATCAAACTTAAGGGAAGTTACATTCAGCTTCCTCTTCTCAAGTTCCTTGTAAGGCAGTTCCGCAAGCTTATCCAGGTCTTTATTCTCTTCCCGGATCATGTTCCACATAGCCTGCTGGCAGAGGTTCTGGAGGTCGCGGCCGGCGTAGAACTTTTCAACGCAGGTGGAAGCGAGCTTTTCCAGGTCAAGCTTTGAGGAGTCAAGGTCCTTTATGTGGATCTTGATAATCTCCTTGCAGGCGCTTTTGTCCGGGAGGGGCACCATGATACGGCGCGGGAACCTTGAGAGGACGGCTGCGTCCAGGTCCCAGGGGGTGTTGGTGGCTGCCAGGGTGAGCATTAGCCTGTTGCTCTTCTTGTCCTGCAGGCCGTCGAGTTCCGAGAGGAGGGTCGAGAGCAGGCGGCGGGAGGACTCGCTGGTTTCGCCTTCCCTGGAGAGGCTGATGGAGTCAAACTCGTCAATGAAAACAATTGATGGGGCATGGTTCCGGGCGGCTTTATAGAGGGCGGAAACCAGTTTTGAGGATTCTCCGAAGTACTTGGAAAGCACATTGTCAGCTTTTACATTGAAAAATTCGGCATCAAGGCTGCCGGCGGCAGCGGCAGCAAGGAGAGTCTTTCCGGTCCCCGGGGGCCCGAAGAGCATGATGCCTTTCCAGGGTTTGACCGAGCTTGGTTTCTGGAGCCCGGCAATGGCTATGGTTTCTTTCATAAGGCGCTTGACTTCTTCAAGGCCGCCGATGTCGTCCCAGTGGACAGAAGATTTCTCAATAAGGGCTTCGGCTTGAGCGAGCAGTTCGTCTTCACCTTCGACTTCCGCCCCTCCGGAACTTCCATTTCCGCTTCCACTTCCGCCTCCTCCTGTCCTGTCCGGACCGCTCCCAGTTCTTCCCCTGGATTTTCCGGAACGTGAAGACCCTTCCCTTTGTGCCCTGATGGAATTTTCCACATTACCAGCCATCCTTTCCCACTTTTCGGCTTTTTCAAGGTAGGCATTTTTCTGGGACGGGACTTTTTCGGCAAGGACTTTCATTATTTTTGCGCATTCCAGGGCTTTTTTCTTTGCCTTCCCGGCGTTTCCTTCGGCTTTTGCCTGCTTGTAATCTTTTGTGGCGTTTTCCAGGGAGGAGTACAGGGGGCCTGTCAGATCAACTTTCATTTGTGCACCTCATGGCGTCTTAATTATAGTCAATAACCCAAATTTTTTCATAAATCTCAAGTGACAATTTAACCACAGAAAGCACGGAAAACACGGAATAAAGGAAATAGGGCACAACCCTTCCGTGCTTTCCGTGTCTTCCGTGGTTTTTTTGGCTTTTATTTTCCGGATACCGTATTCCTGAATTTATTTTGGAACTTATTTCCGGAGCCTTTATTCTCCTTTCCCGGCTTTTGTTCCGGCTTCTGCCTCAGCCTCTTTCATCTTTTTCTCAAGATTTTCTTTATTGTACAGGGCTTCCCTGTAGGAGGGACGGATTGAAAGGGCTTCTTCATAGCATTTCATTGCCTCTTTGTACTCTCCCAGTTCGGCATGGGCATTTCCCAGAAGGTTCAAGGCGCCTGCAAAATTTGGCTTCAGCTTTACCACATTGCCGAAGCACTCAACCTTTTTTGCAGGGTCTTTTTCCTTTGCGCCCTGCTCGAACCAGTCCTGGGAAGTTTTTCCGTCGATTTTTTTAGTAAATATTTGTTCTAAGAATCCTTTCAGTCCCA
This window encodes:
- a CDS encoding tetratricopeptide repeat protein; the protein is MYLWGDTISRRKKNGETGNNVINRKRAKEWFEKGLDTSDPEEKLLYYARALKSNPEYVEAWIEKGNTLLELGVAESASKCYDRALEIGPDSLKTLVYKGNALFAAARYGEAVECYKKILSREPETAETWLNKGISYTRIGNAQKALYCFDRAISIEPEFSKVWLCMGDTLETIGKCEEALEAYEKGLSIGPEDASSWTRKGKVLRKLKKHEEALEALKKALWLNPASFRAWGSMAASFYVLERYEEALEACDRAIELEPEFAGPWNDRGIVLVKLGKLEEALEAYEKALELRMDNANIWFNMCDVLATLGRYEDALGCYNKALKLDPRSTAAWNEKGNFLQKLGRPEETLKA
- a CDS encoding 26S protease regulatory subunit, which produces MKVDLTGPLYSSLENATKDYKQAKAEGNAGKAKKKALECAKIMKVLAEKVPSQKNAYLEKAEKWERMAGNVENSIRAQREGSSRSGKSRGRTGSGPDRTGGGGSGSGNGSSGGAEVEGEDELLAQAEALIEKSSVHWDDIGGLEEVKRLMKETIAIAGLQKPSSVKPWKGIMLFGPPGTGKTLLAAAAAGSLDAEFFNVKADNVLSKYFGESSKLVSALYKAARNHAPSIVFIDEFDSISLSREGETSESSRRLLSTLLSELDGLQDKKSNRLMLTLAATNTPWDLDAAVLSRFPRRIMVPLPDKSACKEIIKIHIKDLDSSKLDLEKLASTCVEKFYAGRDLQNLCQQAMWNMIREENKDLDKLAELPYKELEKRKLNVTSLKFDYFETAFEKIRSPLTKAQLAKYEKWNEEFGG
- a CDS encoding tetratricopeptide repeat protein — translated: MGLKGFLEQIFTKKIDGKTSQDWFEQGAKEKDPAKKVECFGNVVKLKPNFAGALNLLGNAHAELGEYKEAMKCYEEALSIRPSYREALYNKENLEKKMKEAEAEAGTKAGKGE